A genome region from Meriones unguiculatus strain TT.TT164.6M chromosome 2, Bangor_MerUng_6.1, whole genome shotgun sequence includes the following:
- the LOC110544571 gene encoding protocadherin-3-like encodes METAPAKTLQQRQVVFLVILLLLWEAGSEAILYSMPEETESDYLVANLSKDLGLKVGELATRGAQIHYKENKELLQLDAETGILFLKEKLDREVLCGETDPCVLHFQVILENPVQFFQTDLQLTDINDHSPKFPHREMLLKIPESAHPGTVFPLKAAEDPDIGSNAVQNYTVSPNLHFHVVTHSRPDGSKNPELVLDRALDREEQPELTLTLTALDGGTPPRSGTTTVRIEVVDINDNAPQFVQSLYEVQVPENSPLNALVVRVSARDLDAGKNGDVAYSLFQGGRASQPFVIDETTGEIRLSKELDFEVTSFYNIEIEATDGGGLSGKCTVAVQVLDVNDNAPELIIRKLTIPIPENSPETVVAVFSVSDPDSRDNGRVVCSIPNDLPFLLKPTFKNYYTLVTEGPLDRESRAEYNITITVSDMGSPRLTTQHTIAVQVSDINDNAPAFTQSSYTLSVRENNSPALHIGTIRATDSDSGSNAHITYSLLPTNDPQLALASLISINADNGQLFVLRALDYEALQAFEFLVAATDQGSPALSSQALLRVLVLDDNDNAPFVLYPLQNASAPCTELLPRAAEPGYLVTKVVAVDRDSGQNAWLSFQLLKATEPGLFSVWAHNGEVRTTRLLSERDAPKHRLLLLVKDNGEPQRSASVTLHVLLVDGFSQPYLPLPEVARDPAQDDEDVLTLYLVIALASVSSLFLLSVLLFVGIRLCRRARAASLGGCSVTDGRFPGHLVDVSGTGTLSQSYQYEVCLKGDTGTSEFNFLKPLFPNLPTEAATEERENPVVRNSFGFY; translated from the coding sequence ATGGAGACAGCACCAGCAAAGACGCTACAGCAAAGGCAAGTCGTTTTTCTTGTTATCTTGCTGCTTTTGTGGGAGGCTGGCTCTGAGGCAATTCTATATTCcatgccagaagagactgagAGTGACTACTTGGTGGCTAACCTGTCAAAAGATCTGGGGCTCAAGGTTGGGGAGCTGGCCACTAGAGGCGCGCAAATCcactataaagaaaacaaagagctCTTGCAGCTGGATGCTGAGACTGGGATTCTGTTCTTGAAGGAGAAACTGGACCGCGAGGTGCTGTGTGGGGAGACAGATCCCTGTGTGCTGCACTTCCAGGTCATTCTGGAAAACCCTGTGCAGTTCTTCCAAACTGACTTGCAGCTCACAGATATAAACGACCATTCTCCAAAGTTCCCTCACAGGGAAATGCTCCTAAAAATCCCTGAGAGCGCCCATCCAGGAACTGTGTTTCCTCTGAAGGCAGCTGAGGACCCTGACATAGGGAGCAATGCTGTTCAGAACTACACAGTCAGCCCCAACCTCCATTTCCACGTTGTTACTCACAGTCGCCCAGATGGCAGCAAAAACCCAGAGCTGGTGCTGGACAGAGCCCTggacagggaggagcagcctgagcTCACTTTAACCCTCACTGCTCTGGATGGGGGGACCCCTCCCAGGTCTGGGACCACCACAGTGCGCATTGAAGTCGTGGACATCAATGATAACGCCCCCCAGTTTGTACAGTCGCTCTATGAGGTGCAGGTCCCTGAGAACAGCCCCCTCAATGCCTTGGTTGTCAGGGTCTCCGCCAGGGACTTAGATGCTGGGAAGAATGGGGATGTAGCCTACTCTCTGTTCCAAGGTGGTAGAGCATCTCAACCATTTGTAATAGATGAAACCACAGGAGAAATTCGGTTGAGCAAAGAGTTGGATTTTGAGGTAACCAGCTTTTACAACATAGAAATTGAAGCCACAGATGGAGGGGGCCTTTCAGGCAAGTGCACTGTGGCTGTACAGGTGTTGGATGTGAATGACAACGCTCCAGAGCTGATCATTAGGAAGCTCACAATACCCATCCCAGAAAATTCCCCAGAGACTGTAGTTGCTGTTTTCAGTGTTTCTGACCCAGATTCCAGGGACAATGGAAGGGTGGTGTGTTCTATTCCAAATGATCTCCCATTTCTCTTGAAACCTACTTTCAAGAACTATTACACCTTAGTGACAGAGGGGCCACTGGACAGAGAGAGCAGAGCCGAGTACAACATCACCATCACCGTCTCCGACATGGGCTCACCCAGGCTCACAACCCAGCACACCATAGCAGTGCAGGTGTCCGACATCAACGACAACGCCCCCGCCTTCACCCAATCCTCCTACACCCTGTCTGTCCGCGAGAACAACAGCCCCGCCCTGCACATAGGCACCATCAGAGCCACAGACTCAGACTCTGGCTCCAATGCCCACATCACCTACTCGCTGCTGCCGACCAATGACCCGCAGCTGGCCCTGGCTTCGCTCATCTCCATCAACGCAGATAACGGACAGCTGTTCGTGCTCAGAGCGCTGGACTATGAGGCCCTGCAGGCCTTCGAGTTCCTTGTGGCTGCAACAGACCAAGGCTCCCCTGCACTCAGCAGCCAGGCGCTGTTGCGCGTGTTGGTGCTGGATGACAATGACAATGCGCCCTTCGTGCTCTACCCTCTGCAGAACGCCTCTGCGCCCTGCACTGAGCTGCTGCCCAGGGCGGCAGAGCCCGGCTACCTGGTCACCAAGGTGGTGGCTGTGGACCGCGACTCTGGCCAGAACGCCTGGCTGTCATTCCAGCTGCTCAAGGCCACGGAGCCAGGGCTGTTCAGCGTGTGGGCGCACAATGGCGAGGTGCGCACCACCAGGCTGCTGAGTGAGCGCGATGCCCCCAAgcacaggctgctgctgctggtcaaGGACAATGGCGAGCCTCAGCGCTCTGCCAGTGTCACTCTGCATGTGCTGCTGGTGGATGGCTTCTCCCAGccatacctgcctctgccagaggTGGCGCGCGACCCCGCGCAGGATGATGAAGATGTGCTCACGCTGTACCTGGTCATCGCCTTGGCGTCTGTGTCTTCACTCTTCCTCTTGTCTGTGCTGTTGTTTGTGGGGATAAGGCTGTGCAGGAGGGCCAGGGCGGCCTCTCTTGGTGGCTGCTCTGTGACTGATGGACGTTTTCCTGGCCACCTGGTGGATGTCAGCGGTACAGGAACCCTGTCCCAGAGCTACCAGTATGAGGTGTGTCTTAAGGGAGATACTGGAACAAGcgaatttaattttcttaaaccATTATTTCCTAACCTGCCGACCGAGGCAGCTACTGAAGAAAGGGAAAACCCTGTTGTGCGCAATAGCTTTGGATTCTATTAG
- the LOC132652328 gene encoding protocadherin beta-6-like translates to METAPVKWTEKRQVVFLAILLLLWESGSEAILYSMPEETESGYLLTDLAKDLGFSIGEMATRGARIHHRGNKELLQLDAETGNLFLKEKLDREALCGETEPCVLHFQIILENPVQFFQTDLQLTDINDHSPEFPHREMLLKIPESAQPGTVFPLKAAEDPDIGNNAVQNYTVSPNLHFHVVTHNPADGSKNPELVLDRALDREEQPELTLTLTALDGGTPPRSGTTTVRIEVVDINDNAPQFVQSLYEVQVPENSPLNALVVRVSAKDLDAGMNGKVAYSLFQGGRASQPFVIDETTGEIHLRKELDFETTPYYKIEIVATDTGGFSGKCSVAIQVVDVNDNAPKLTISSLTSSIPENTPDAVVAVFSVSDPDSGDNGRMVCSIENELPFLLKPTFENYYTLVTEGALDRESRAEYNITITVSDMGTPRLTTQHTIAVQVSDINDNAPAFTQSSYTLSVRENNSPGLNIGTIRATDSDSGSNAHITYSLLPTNDPQLALTSPVSINTDNGQLFALRALDYEALKSFEFRVAATDQGSPALSSQALVRVLVLDDNDNAPFVLYPLQNASAPCTELLPRAAEPGYLVTKVVAVDRDSGQNAWLSFQLLKATEPGLFSVWAHNGEVRTTRLLSERDAPKHRLLLLVKDNGDPQRSASVTLHVLLVDGFSQPYLPLPEVARDPAQDDEDVLTLYLVIALASVSSLFLLSVLLFVGVRLCRRARAAPLGVCSVPEGHFPSHLVDISGTGTLSQSYQYEVCLTGDSGTASPHLSKDTGNFWKFQYSI, encoded by the exons ATGGAGACAGCACCAGTAAAATGGACAGAGAAAAGGCAAGTCGTTTTTCTCGCTATCTTGTTGCTTTTGTGGGAGTCTGGCTCTGAGGCAATTCTATATTCcatgccagaagagactgagAGTGGCTACTTGCTGACTGATTTGGCAAAAGATCTGGGATTCAGCATTGGGGAAATGGCCACTAGAGGGGCTCGAATCCATCACAGAGGAAACAAAGAGCTCTTGCAGCTGGATGCAGAGACAGGAAATTTGTTCTTGAAGGAGAAACTGGACCGTGAGGCTCTGTGTGGGGAAACAGAACCCTGTGTGCTGCACTTCCAGATCATTCTGGAAAACCCTGTGCAGTTCTTCCAAACTGACCTGCAGCTCACAGACATAAATGACCATTCTCCAGAGTTCCCTCACAGGGAAATGCTTCTAAAAATACCTGAGAGCGCCCAGCCAGGCACTGTGTTTCCCCTGAAGGCAGCTGAGGACCCTGACATAGGGAACAATGCTGTTCAGAACTACACAGTCAGCCCCAACCTCCATTTCCATGTTGTTACTCACAATCCTGCAGATGGCAGCAAAAACCCAGAGCTGGTGCTGGACAGAGCCCTggacagggaggagcagcctgagcTCACTTTAACCCTCACTGCTCTGGATGGGGGGACCCCTCCCAGGTCTGGGACCACCACAGTGCGCATTGAGGTGGTGGACATCAATGATAATGCCCCCCAGTTTGTACAGTCGCTCTATGAGGTGCAGGTCCCTGAGAACAGCCCCCTCAATGCCTTGGTTGTCAGGGTCTCTGCCAAAGACTtagatgctgggatgaatgggAAAGTAGCCTACTCTCTGTTCCAAGGTGGTAGAGCATCTCAACCATTTGTAATAGATGAAACCACAGGAGAAATTCATCTGAGAAAAGAGTTGGATTTTGAGACAACTCCATATTATAAGATAGAAATTGTAGCCACAGACACTGGAGGCTTTTCAGGCAAATGCAGTGTAGCTATACAGGTGGTGGATGTGAATGACAATGCCCCTAAACTCACCATATCGTCGCTCACTAGCTCCATCCCAGAAAACACTCCTGATGCTGTAGTTGCTGTTTTCAGCGTTTCTGACCCAGATTCGGGGGATAATGGAAGGATGGTGTGTTCTATTGAGAATGAACTTCCGTTTCTTTTAAAGCCAACTTTTGAGAATTATTACACTTTAGTGACAGAAGGAGCACTagacagagagagcagagccGAGTACAACATCACCATCACTGTCTCCGACATGGGCACACCCAGGCTCACAACCCAGCACACCATAGCAGTGCAGGTGTCCGACATCAACGACAACGCCCCCGCCTTCACCCAATCCTCCTACACCCTGTCTGTCCGCGAGAACAACAGCCCCGGTCTGAACATAGGCACCATCAGAGCCACAGACTCAGACTCTGGCTCCAATGCCCACATCACCTACTCGCTGCTGCCGACCAATGACCCGCAGCTGGCCCTCACCTCTCCGGTCTCCATCAACACTGATAACGGGCAGCTGTTCGCGCTCAGAGCACTGGACTACGAGGCTCTAAAGTCCTTCGAGTTCCGCGTGGCTGCCACAGACCAAGGCTCTCCTGCACTCAGCAGCCAGGCGCTGGTGCGCGTCCTGGTGCTGGACGACAATGATAATGCGCCCTTCGTGCTCTACCCTCTGCAGAACGCCTCTGCGCCCTGCACTGAGCTGCTGCCCAGGGCAGCGGAGCCTGGATACCTGGTCACGAAGGTGGTGGCTGTGGACCGAGACTCTGGCCAGAACGCCTGGCTGTCGTTCCAGCTGCTCAAGGCCACGGAGCCAGGGCTATTCAGCGTGTGGGCACACAATGGCGAGGTGCGCACCACCAGGCTGCTGAGTGAGCGCGATGCCCCCAAgcacaggctgctgctgctggtcaaGGACAATGGTGATCCTCAGCGCTCTGCCAGTGTCACTCTGCATGTGCTGCTGGTGGATGGCTTCTCCCagccctacctgcctctgccagaggTGGCGCGCGACCCCGCACAGGATGATGAAGATGTGCTCACGCTGTACCTGGTCATTGCCTTGGCATCTGTGTCTTCACTCTTCCTCTTGTCTGTGCTGCTGTTCGTTGGGGTGAGGCTGTGCAGGAGAGCCAGGGCGGCCCCTCTGGGTGTCTGCTCTGTGCCTGAAGGTCACTTTCCTAGTCACCTGGTGGATATCAGCGGCACTGGGACTCTGTCCCAGAGCTACCAGTATGAGGTGTGTCTGACAGGAGACTCTGGGACTG CTTCACCTCACCTTTCAAAAGACACAGGAAATTTCTGGAAATTTCAATATTCTATTTGA
- the LOC110544786 gene encoding protocadherin beta-6-like yields the protein METAPAKTPQQRQVVFLVILLLLWEAGSEAIRYSMPEETESGYLVANLSKDLGLKVGELATRGAQIHYKENKELLQLDAETGILFLKEKLDREELCGGTDPCVLHFQIIMENPVQFFQTDLQLTDINDHSPEFPQREMLLTIPESAQPGTVFPLKAAEDPDIGSNAVQNYTVSPNLHFHVVTHSRPDGSKNPELVLDRALDREEQPELTLTLTALDGGTPPRSGTTTVRIEVVDINDNAPQFVQSLYEVQVPENSPLNALVVRVSATDLDAGIYGNVAYSLFQGSEVPQPFVIDETTGEIRLRKELDFEVTSFYNIEIAATDGGGFSGKCSVLVKVLDVNDNAPALMVRKLTIQVPENSPETVVAVFSVSDPDSGDNGRMVCSIPNELPFLLKSTFENYYTLVTEGALDRESRAEYNITITVSDMGSPRLTIQHTIAVQVSDINDNAPAFTQSSYTLSVRENNSPALHIGTIRATDSDSGSNAHITYSLLPSQDPQLDLISLISINSDNGQLFALRSLDYEALKSFEFLVAATDQGSPALSSQALVHVLVLDDNDNAPFVLYPLQNASAPCTELLPRAAEPGYLVTKVVAVDRDSGQNAWLSFQLLKATEPGLFSVWAHNGEVRTTRLLSERDAPKHRLLLLVKDNGDPQRSASVTLHVLLVDGFSQPYLPLPEVARDPAQDDEDVLTLYLVIALASVSSLFLLSVLLFVGLRLCRKARESSLGVCSVPEGHFPGHLVDISGTGTLSQSYQYEVCLTGDSGTGEFKFLKPMIPKSLFQNPEREVKEGSHCRDSFVFS from the coding sequence ATGGAGACAGCACCAGCAAAGACGCCACAGCAAAGGCAAGTCGTTTTTCTTGTTATCTTGCTGCTTTTGTGGGAGGCTGGTTCTGAGGCAATTCGATATTCcatgccagaagagactgagAGTGGCTACTTGGTGGCTAACCTGTCAAAAGATCTGGGGCTCAAGGTTGGGGAGCTGGCCACTAGAGGCGCGCAAATCcactataaagaaaacaaagagctCTTACAGCTGGATGCTGAGACTGGGATTCTGTTCTTGAAAGAAAAGCTAGATCGCGAGGAGCTGTGTGGGGGGACAGATCCCTGTGTGCTGCACTTCCAGATCATAATGGAAAACCCTGTGCAGTTCTTCCAAACTGACTTGCAGCTCACAGATATAAACGACCATTCTCCAGAGTTCCCCCAGAGGGAAATGCTTCTAACAATCCCTGAGAGCGCCCAGCCAGGCACTGTGTTTCCTCTGAAGGCAGCGGAGGACCCTGACATAGGGAGCAATGCTGTTCAGAACTACACAGTCAGCCCCAACCTCCATTTCCACGTTGTTACTCACAGTCGCCCAGATGGCAGCAAAAACCCAGAGCTGGTGCTGGACAGAGCCCTggacagggaggagcagcctgagcTCACTTTAACCCTCACTGCTCTGGATGGGGGGACCCCTCCCAGGTCTGGGACCACCACAGTGCGCATTGAGGTGGTGGACATCAATGATAACGCCCCCCAGTTTGTACAGTCGCTCTATGAGGTGCAGGTCCCTGAGAACAGCCCCCTCAATGCCTTGGTTGTCAGGGTCTCTGCCACAGACTTAGATGCTGGAATCTATGGGAATGTAGCCTACTCTCTGTTCCAAGGCAGTGAAGTACCTCAACCATTTGTAATAGATGAAACCACAGGAGAAATTCGATTGAGAAAAGAGTTGGATTTCGAGGTAACCAGCTTTTACAATATAGAAATCGCAGCCACAGATGGAGGAGGATTTTCAGGCAAATGCAGTGTTCTTGTTAAGGTGTTGGATGTGAATGACAATGCTCCTGCGTTGATGGTCAGGAAGCTCACAATACAAGTCCCAGAAAATTCCCCAGAGACTGTAGTTGCTGTTTTCAGTGTTTCTGACCCAGATTCTGGAGATAATGGAAGGATGGTGTGTTCTATTCCAAATGAACTTCCGTTTCTTTTGAAGTCAACTTTTGAGAATTATTACACTTTAGTGACAGAAGGAGCACTGGACAGAGAGAGCAGAGCCGAGTACAACATCACCATCACCGTCTCCGACATGGGCTCACCCAGGCTCACAATCCAGCACACCATAGCAGTGCAGGTGTCCGACATCAATGACAACGCCCCCGCCTTCACCCAATCCTCCTACACCCTGTCTGTCCGCGAGAACAACAGCCCCGCCCTGCACATAGGCACCATCAGAGCCACAGACTCAGACTCAGGCTCCAATGCCCATATCACCTACTCGCTGCTGCCATCACAGGACCCGCAGCTGGACCTCATCTCGCTCATCTCCATCAATTCAGATAATGGGCAGCTGTTCGCGCTCAGGTCCCTGGACTACGAGGCTCTAAAGTCCTTCGAGTTCCTCGTGGCCGCCACAGACCAAGGCTCCCCCGCACTCAGCAGCCAGGCGCTGGTGCATGTGCTGGTGCTGGATGACAATGACAATGCACCCTTCGTGCTCTACCCTCTGCAGAACGCCTCTGCGCCCTGCACTGAGCTGCTGCCCAGGGCGGCTGAGCCTGGCTACCTGGTCACCAAGGTGGTGGCAGTGGACCGCGACTCTGGCCAGAATGCCTGGCTGTCATTCCAGCTGCTCAAGGCCACGGAGCCAGGGCTGTTCAGCGTGTGGGCGCACAATGGCGAGGTGCGCACCACCAGGCTGCTGAGTGAGCGCGATGCCCCCAAgcacaggctgctgctgctggtcaaGGACAATGGTGATCCTCAGCGCTCTGCCAGTGTCACTCTGCATGTGCTGCTGGTGGATGGCTTCTCCCagccctacctgcctctgccagaggTGGCGCGCGACCCCGCACAGGATGATGAAGATGTGCTCACGCTGTACCTGGTCATTGCCTTGGCGTCTGTGTCTTCACTCTTCCTCTTGTCTGTGCTGTTGTTCGTGGGATTGAGGCTGTGCAGGAAGGCCAGGGAGTCCTCACTAGGGGTCTGCTCTGTGCCTGAGGGACACTTTCCTGGCCACTTAGTGGATATCAGCGGCACTGGGACTCTGTCCCAGAGCTACCAGTATGAGGTGTGTCTGACAGGAGACTCTGGGACTGGTGAGTTCAAATTCCTCAAACCTATGATTCCCAAGTCATTGTTTCAGAACCCTGAGAGAGAAGTTAAAGAAGGTTCCCACTGCAGGGATAGCTTTGTATTCAGTTAA